TGGGTTGCCTTTGGATTAAGCTCAGGAACATTAAGCCTGTTGCCGAACACTGCATTATGGATCTTGAGTCTGGTGATGGTGATGGCTATTTCCCCATGGTGCTTGTTCAAATCCCTATGTGCAATGAGAAAGAGGTATTTGCTTTCTTCACATTCTTGAATTCTTGAATTCTTGATTTATgtgttgtttttaattttattgagtATGGGGATTCTGGGATAGGTTTATCAGCAATCTATAGCTGCTGTGTGCAATTTGGAGTGGCGAAAGGGGAGGATGTTGGTTCAAGTATTGGATGATTCGGATGATCCGATAACGCAGTTGATGATAAAGGAGGAAGTTCATAAATGGCAGGAGAATGGTGCCAACATCATATACAGGCATAGAGTGATTAGGGAGGGGTATAAAGCAGGCAATCTTAAGTCAGCCATGAATTGCAGCTATGTCAAAGATTACGAATTTGTTGCCATTTTCGACGCTGATTTCCAGCCAAGTCCGGACTTTCTGATGAGAACCATCCCTCACTTTAAGGTGTCTTTTGCTTTTTTGATTGAATGTGTCTGTTTCTTGAATTCTTGAATTCCTTGGCATGCTTTAAGGTTGATTATCTTGTGATGTAATGTGATTTGGATTATGTCATGATGATATGCTTGTTTGTGAATGAAAAGTTTGGTTTCACTTTGGATTTGGTAGGATAATGAGGAGGTAGGACTGGTCCAAGCAAGGTGGTCATTTGTGAACAAGGATGAGAATCTGCTTACGCGGTTGCAGCTGATTAATCTGGCTTTTCATTTCGAGGTGGAGCAGCAGGTTAATGGGattttcttgaatttctttGGCTTCAATGGGACCGCTGGTATATGGAGGATAAAGGCGTTGGAGGAGTCTGGCGGGTGGTTGGAGAGGACCACTGTCGAGGATATGGACATCGCTGTTCGCGCCCATCTTCACGGATGGAAGTTTGTTTTCCTCAATGATGTTGAGGTAGCTTTTTTTGCCTTTTTCTTGCTTTACTTTGTGTGTTAGTATTTAGTAATGTTGCTGCTTTCTTGAATGTCCAGTGCCAATGTGAACTGCCCGAGTCGTATGAGGCTTACCGGAAGCAGCAGCATAGATGGCATTCCGGCCCAATGCAGCTGTTCCGTCTCTGTTTGCCTGCCATTATCCGATCAGAGGTACGTCGAGAGGGAGCCTTTCCCCCCCTTTTTATACTCATGTTTTTGCTATGGTGTGATGTATTTATGTGCGTGTAAATGTGATGTTGCAGATAAGCATTTTGAAGAAGGCCAATATGATCTTCCTATTTTTCTTGCTAAGAAAACTTATACTTCCATTTTACTCATTCACACTTTTCTGCATCATTCTCCCAATGACCATGTTTGTTCCGGAAGCCACGCTCCCGTCGTGGGTCGTTTGCTATATACCGGCCATCATGTCGTTTCTCAACATACTCCCGGCTCCAAAATCGTTCCCGTTCATCGTCCCTTACCTCCTCTTTGAGAACACCATGTCAGTGACCAAATTCAACGCCATGATCTCGGGCCTCTTCCAGCTCGGGAGCGCGTACGAGTGGGTCGTCACCAAGAAATCCGGGCGCTCGTCCGAGGGCGACCTCATAGCCCTGGTCGAGAAGGACCAGCTCCCAACGCGCCACAGGAACAACTCGGAGCCTAATCTGGACGAGATGCGTGAGGAGATAATGCAGCAGGAGCTGCTCGCGGCtcagaaggagaaaaagaagaaacacAACCGGATCTACACGAAAGAGCTGGCTCTCGCGTTCCTTTTGCTCAC
This sequence is a window from Salvia splendens isolate huo1 chromosome 14, SspV2, whole genome shotgun sequence. Protein-coding genes within it:
- the LOC121765974 gene encoding probable xyloglucan glycosyltransferase 12; the encoded protein is MAPSLWWAKEPHRGTPVVVKMEKPNNWSMVELESPSDEDFICPNDAAVAKGGRNRNAKQLTWVLLLKAHRAAGCLTSIAAAFVSLTSAVRRRVASGRTDGLDSSSKPRFFACIKAFLLLSLLLLCFEMAAYFKGWNFRQPDLYSLADAAVVKGAFDSLYSTWVLIRVGYLAPPLQLLITLCIVLFLIQSLDRLILCLGCLWIKLRNIKPVAEHCIMDLESGDGDGYFPMVLVQIPMCNEKEVYQQSIAAVCNLEWRKGRMLVQVLDDSDDPITQLMIKEEVHKWQENGANIIYRHRVIREGYKAGNLKSAMNCSYVKDYEFVAIFDADFQPSPDFLMRTIPHFKDNEEVGLVQARWSFVNKDENLLTRLQLINLAFHFEVEQQVNGIFLNFFGFNGTAGIWRIKALEESGGWLERTTVEDMDIAVRAHLHGWKFVFLNDVECQCELPESYEAYRKQQHRWHSGPMQLFRLCLPAIIRSEISILKKANMIFLFFLLRKLILPFYSFTLFCIILPMTMFVPEATLPSWVVCYIPAIMSFLNILPAPKSFPFIVPYLLFENTMSVTKFNAMISGLFQLGSAYEWVVTKKSGRSSEGDLIALVEKDQLPTRHRNNSEPNLDEMREEIMQQELLAAQKEKKKKHNRIYTKELALAFLLLTASARSLLSAQGIHFYFLLFQGISFLLVGLDLIGEQVA